The Bacillus sp. Bos-x628 genome segment TATGCAATACGAGGTGACACAAAATAATGGCACAGAGCCGCCGTTTCAAAATGAATATTGGGATCACAAAGAAGAAGGCATTTATGTAGATATCATTTCAGGAAAGCCGTTATTTTCTTCTTTAGATAAGTTTGATGCACATTGTGGTTGGCCAAGTTTTACTAAGCCGATTGAAGAGCAAGAAATAGAAGAGAAAGTAGATACGAGTCATGGCATGGTTCGGACGGAGGTTCGTAGTAAAACGGCTGATTCTCATCTTGGTCATGTATTCCCTGATGGCCCAGGACCAAACGGTCTTCGTTACTGTATTAATTCTGCCGCTCTTAGATTTATACGAAAGGAAGATCTTGAAAAAGAGGGCTATGGCCATTTGAAACATATGTTTGAATGATCTATAAACAAAGAATCGTCACATGGAAAGCAGATGCTTTCGTGTGACGATTTTTTATTTTTTATGATGGGTGTGATGTAATTGCTCAATAATATGAAATAGCTTTGCTTTTGTGATGAGTGGCGCTTCTTTTGACGTGTAATGGGTCAGTTCCACTTTTTGAAAAGTTGGATGCAAGTCTGGTTTTGGTAATATGGCATAAAACTGTTCATATTCGTATAGTGTCTCTGCCTCGTGTGGAAATGTCAGCTCCTCGTGAAGCTTTTCTCCTGGCCTTTTCCCGACGACAAGAATGTCTGGGACTGCGACCTTGATTTGTTCAGCATACTCGTGAAAAGCTTTCAATAAATCTGCAAGCTGTAATGACTCCATTTTGAGAATAAATGTTTCTCCGCCTTTCATCATCATCGCTGCTTCAATCGTGAGAGAGACAGCCTCTTCAATCGACATGAAAAAACGTGTCATGACTGGATCTGTCACGGTTAGAGGTTTTCCTTTTAACAGTTGCTCGAGCATGATGGGAATGACAGAACCTCTTGATCCAAGTACGTTGCCAAAGCGCACGGAGCAAAACTTAGTTTTTTGATTTGGAATACTGTCGTTTGCTTGGAAAAAAAGTTTCTCTGAAATCAATTTTGTTGCACCCATTGCATTAGTTGGAGCCACTGCTTTGTCTGTTGAAATGTTGACAACATGACTTACTTCATGTTCAATCGCTGCTTCTATGACATGCTGCCCGCCGATAATATTGGTTTGGACCGCTTCAAACGGGTTATCTTCACATGTTGGGACTTGTTTTAAGGCGGCTGCATGAAAGATGATGTCAACACCTTTCACTAGCTGTCTGACGCGGCTGGCATCTCGAACATCCCCAAGAGCAAATACGACCTCTGGATGCTCTGCATATTCATTTTTCATCATGTACTGTTTGCTGTCATCTTTGCTGAATACAATCATTTTTTTTGGAGAACATTTCGTTAGTTTTTTGACGATTTGCCGGCCGATTGATCCCGTGCCTCCTGTGACTAAAATGGTTTTGTCACGAAAAAAGGTCTTCATACTCGTTTTTATCTGTTTGGACATATCTAATCCCCCAACTCTCATTTCTCTACTTTGCATCATATGTGAAACAATGTCTGACGTTTGAGGAAAAGAACCACTTTATACATAAATTAGGTAAACAGATTATAACTTTCCGGTTGTATTTTTAATAGAATATGGAGAGACAGAAGAAAAAATAGAAAGAACGGAAGTCAGCAAAGCTTCAATACTGCCATCAGCTCGATGACAATTGAAAAAGTAGAGGGAGCTTTTTCGTGAAACATTGAGTTATGAGCGAGGGGAGAAGAGAATACATGTATAGGGGAAAGCGTATTTTAGCCTTGATACCAGCTTTTAGAGAGAAGCAAGATCAACATTATGAACATATCCGTTTATTGGCGCATCGGCCGCTCATCTATTGGACGATCCAGCCGCTACTCCAAATGGTCGAGTTAGATGAGATCATCGTTTCCTCAGAGGATGTGAATATTCACATCATTTCGTCCTACTATGGAGCAAACGTTATAGAACTGCCGGACTCGCATCTGACTGAACAAACACCTTCGTTACTGGCAGTCAAGCATGCACTTGCTTACTTAGAAAGAGAGGGGAAGACATTTGACATTGTATTGTATCTACACCCAAAGTCTCCTCTCAGGCAGCCATCAGATATTGAGAGATGCTTGAAGCTTCTTGTAGAGGGAGGGTATGATTGTACGGCATCTTTTACCGAGGCGCTAGAAAATCCGAATGAAACATGGATACTGCATGACAACAATGAGGCGACTTTGTATAAAGACAACCATTACTTTTTCCTTCCAAAGCATGAGCATCCTTATACGTATGGTCGCTTAAATGGTGCTGTGTATGCTTTTCATGCTCATTATGCAAAGGAATGTGTTCACTCCTTGTTAGAAGGATTTGTTGGAGCATATATGATGGATCAAACAAATTCGTTAGTCGTAAATAATGAGACAGACTTGAATCAAGCAGAAAAAGTGTTATTGGCAAGACGCAATTTGGAAGATATGGTTTAAAATTCAATTGTACAAGAAAAGCGCCCGATCATAGGGCGCTTTTGACCATTTCATATAATCTGTAAGGCAGTGTATCAAATGTATTCCAACTGACCACTTGCTCATAATTTTTCGAGGATATAGACCTTCTTATCTCATCATTTGATACATAATATTCGACTTGTTCGATCAAGTCATCTTCTTGTTTGTAAAATACGAAGCTTGAAAAAGCATCTGGGGGCTCTAAATCTGTCAACTGAAAACTTCCACTAGCAGCAATATCAAAAGCTCTGTTGTTCAGACTCTTGTTTTGAATCATTGCTTTGTTTCGGTTATAGGCAAATTGAGCGGGTCTGTGCGGATTAAGAACAATTGCTGACCTATGATAAAGTTCGGCCATTTGATGAGGACTCAACCAATTGGTCTCAAGCGTCAGATCACGATATATTCTCCGTGATTTATTTAAATGGATGTGCCATTTATTTCCTGCAACTAGAATACGCCATTTACGTTGACTTAACAATGCATCTACTGCCTTTATGCGATTTGGATAAGGATAACCAACGAGTGTAATGTCATAGGTGTACGTCTCAGCTTGCGCCACTTTCTTCTGAAATATTCGTGTATTTGTCGGAATGGGAAAGTAGTGCGTAGATTTAGCACCTATTTGTTTGTAAAAAGGTAATGCGCCTTCGTCAATCGTTAAAATCATTTGTGCATCATGTGCACAGATGGCTGACACATCTGTATAAAAAGGGTCTTCTGTCATCCACAATACGACAGGTATCTTTTCTTGTCTGAATTGATGGAGCGCTTCTTTTGGAACATAATCACCGATCATCATGAAAACAAAATCCGGAGAAAATGTCCGGACTTTGTGAATTTGCGCCAGCAGAGATTCTCTTTCAATCTGTAAAAATGAAAAAGGTGAATCAATGAAGCTTTCTTCTATCCAACGATCAAATGTTTGATAAATCCCGCCATAGCCAGAACTGATATAAAGAAGCTTCATAACAGCCCCATCACATTAAGATGTGAACGTAACACTTTCAACTTTATCAACATCTAATAGAGTTGTGGCAGAGCCTGTAGGCGTAACAGAGCTTTCCTGTGTGACAAAAACGATCCCAACTGAAGCATTGAATGATACAAATTGAACTGGCCCAATTAAGTCTCCAGAGTCTGTCACAATACTAATGACTGTGCCTGGTGCAAGTCTTGCGAAAATCCATCTTGCTGGTCGAGAGACATCGAGTGTTGAAGCATCATTTGAAAATAATGCTTCAGATGCTACTTCGCTTAATAAATCGTTTAATTTATTTTCCACAAGTACTCCTCCTTCTTCGAGATTGTCTGTTAAAGCATGACCAAGTGGTTTGAAGATTATTTTTAATAGTTCTTTTTTTAACTCGGCACGATTAATGCTCATTCCTCCCCCTCCTTTTTCATCAATTCAAACACACCAATATGTATATGCTGTTCACTTTTTTTTGGTATAAGCAGAATGCTTATTCCTTGTTTTTTTATTTAATCATTTCACACATTTTCAAAAATGTTTTCAAATGCTGAGACTAAATGATGTAATCCTCATACTCTAGTAAAGATTAAATGAAAAGAGAGAGGGATTTTAAATGGAATTTGAACAATTATTAAATAACTGGAACGAAGAATTACTAGAAGCTGAAGGAGTGCTTGAAGTTATATTCATTTTGCTTCTTCTATGTCTTTTGGAAGAAAATGGAGAAGAAAGCGCATCGGAGATCAAAGAATTGCTGCGTCCTTGGTTGGAGCTTGGTATTCCGCTGCCGCGTGTTCATTTAGTAAATGGAGATGTGCTTCAAAATGTGATAGTTGTGCAATTGTTTGATACAGTGGCTGTTTTTAAGAATGCAACAAATCAGCAAAGAGTGAGCGTTCCTTTTGCGAACATTGTCAGTTGGGGTGCTTTTTAATCTAATTTAAAGGGAAATGATTATGAAGGTATCGGTGATTTTAACAAGCTACAATAAGCCTGATTTCATTGATCGTGTGCTAAAAAGTATGATGGAACAAACGTATCAACAGTGGGAGCTTTTGATTATGGATGATGGTTCCGAGCCAGAAACAATGAAAAAGATCGAACCATTTTTAGCCGATGAACGCATTCAACTGTATCCACACAGCGTTCCACCTGCAAAGCGACTTGTCACCGTACGTTATGCGACGCTTATTAATGAAGCTTTAACACGTATAACAGGTGAGCTTATTTGTTATTTAACCGATGATACACTATATCACAATGATCGTTTGCAGAAAATGGTGGATGTTTTTCGTTCAAAGCCTTATATAGATATCGTCTATTCCTCACAGCGTGTGGTCCATGTTGATAAGCATCTAGTGGAAACTATGACTTTTGTCCGTGAAGCGGAACAAATTCTAGAGCATGCGTCATTTCAAGTTGATCACTGTTCGGTCATGCACAGAAGGCGTTTGCTTCCTTTCGTATATGAGAAATTCGAGCAATATTGGGATGATGAGCCGAAGCATTGGCATCATGCAGATGCTGTTTTTTGGATGCGGTTAAATCAGTTTGCTGCATTTTATCCATTAAAAGATGTTCTCGATACAACGTACAAAACACCTAGCTCCTTTCATCACATGTTTTCAAGTATGCCGTATGATGTAATTGACGGGACCGTGATTGAAAAAGAAGGTGCTTATTTTCAACTGGCTCGTGAGAAGCTTTATTCGATTAATCGGCGATGGATCAATGAAAAGCATGGGCGTGCGATTCGTGTTCCTTTGTTATGTGTGATGAAATATGAGGTAAAAGGTGCGCTACCAGTGCCAAATTATACAGTAGTCACCGCAGATAATGGAAGAACATTTTATTATATTGAAGATCAGAAAAAAAGACGATTTTATTCAAAACGAGATGTTCAATATTTTCAATTTCACCAAAAGGAAATTTATCGCATATCCGATGATCTATTGCAGGCGTTTGATGATGGCAAAATCATTCAAGCATCCCCAGAATTCAGCCCGCCAAATCGCCGTCTTTTTAAGTGGAAACAGGATATTTATTTATTTGTGCATCATACCTTTTGCCGTATTGCCCTAGAGGTAGTCAAATTATTTGCATTTTATCATCAGCCGATTAAGCTATACCCTGCCCAATTTGCTTTATTCCAAGAAGGAAAGCCGATTGTCCCGTTATACATGGAATCGCTTCACGAATTTAATATGTCTCTTTATCAATTGTCAGGGCGGAAGCACTCCTTATAAGAGGGGTGCTTTTTTAGATCAAGATTTGAAAAAAAGCAGGAGATTCAAAAGAAGAAGCGAAACGTGAAAAGCATAGATGAACCGCATCAGCATGATCAAGCAGCAAAAAATTGGGCAATAGATGCTGATTTTTGGGCACTGAAAGTGAGGGGGAGAGATGGGGAAAGATGTCAAAAGAGCGGATTGGTTTGAATTGATTTTAGAAGCCATCGATGAAGCGATTCACGTCGTTGATGATCACGGAGTGACGATTTTCTACAACCATAATGCAGCTAAGTTTGACTGTTTAGACAAGGAAGAGGTAATCGGCAAATATATTCTTGATGTGTATCCATCATTAACTGAAAAAACAAGTACGTTTATGCATGTGCTAAGGACAGGGAAGCCGGTTTATCATTCTTTACAAACGTATTTGAATAAAAATGGTGAAAAAATTGAAACCGTCAACACGACATTGCCGATCATAGAAGACACAAAGTTAATAGGAGCAGTAGAAGTGGCAAAAGATGTATCCAAGCTGTCGGCGCTCTCCAGTCGTTTCGACCAAAAGAAACGAAGGATGACTGAGAAAGATCGAATGCACGATTTTTCTTCTTTTTTAACAAATGACCCAGCATTAAAGCAAATGCTCAAAGAAGCAAAAAAAGCAGCTATCTATTCATCGTCTGTTGTCGTGTACGGGGAAACAGGTACAGGAAAAGAAGTGCTGGTTCAGGCGATAGTCAATGAATCTGACCGTAAAGATCAAGTGTTTATCCCGCAAAACTGTGCAGCATTTCCGGAATCGTTACTTGAGAGCCTGTTGTTCGGGTCTGTCAAAGGAAGCTATACAGGGGCAGTTGATCGCAAAGGTCTCTTTGAATTAGCTGATGGTGGCACCCTTTTTCTTGACGAACTGCAAGCGATGCCGCTAACACTTCAGGCGAAATTATTGCGTGTTTTAGAGGATGGAGTTGTTCGCCGTATTGGTGATGCGGGAGCAGTAAAGGTAGATGTCAGAGTCATTGCTGCTTTGAATGTAAATCCGTTTGAAGCTATGAAAAAGCAACTCCTAAGAGAAGATTTATTCTATAGACTGCATGTTTCATCTTTTCATATCCCGCCACTTAGAGAGAGAAAACAAGATATAGAGTTACTATCCCGCCATTTTATTGAAACTTATCACCATCAGTTTTCCAAACAGGTCACCTGCCTTTCTGACGAAACAAAACAACTGTTTATGGCCCATCATTGGCCTGGGAATGTGAGAGAATTAAAACATACGATTGAGCATGCCGTTCTCATGATGCCAAACGAAGCAAAAGAGATGACCCCTGTGTATCTTCCTTCTCACTTACGCCAGCAGAAAATGGATCAACGTCAACAGCTTTCTTCGTTAAAAAGCCAAGTCGCATGGTATGAACAGACATTGATTCAAGAGGCTTTAGCAAAGCATGGCGGCAATATTAAGCAAACCGCCACTGCCTTAAACATCCCTCGACAAACCTTGCAGTATAAACTTAAGAATATGCAGATGCCGAAAAATGGGCATCTTACAGAGTGAGAAAGCAGGCAAAATGCACCTTTTGTAAACAATAGGGGCATTTTCCCATGTTGGCACATAACTTGCGTAGTATAAAGTGAATGCTGATAGGGGGAATGGATATGAATCAGAAACTGTATGAACCAATGCGCCATTGGAAGGACATTGAGCTTTGGAAGGATGTACCTGAGGAAAAATGGAACGACTGGATATGGCAACTGACGCATACGGTCAAAACGCTTGATGATTTAGAAAAAGTCGTCAATTTAACAGAAGAAGAAAAAGAAGGGGTGAAGATCTCAACCAAAACCATTCCGCTTAACATCACACCCTATTATGCCTCACTGATGAATCCAGACGATCCAAGGTGTCCAATACGTATGCAATCTGTTCCGATTGCAGAAGAGCTCCACAAAACAAAATACGACCTAGAAGACCCGCTTCATGAAGATGAGGATTCACCTGTTCCAGGCTTAACACATCGATATCCAGATCGCGTACTGTTTCTTGTCACAAATCAATGCTCTATGTATTGCCGATATTGTACGAGAAGACGTTTTTCTGGTCAGATCGGAATGGGGGTTCCTAAAAAACAGTTAGATGCGGCGATTGGCTACATTAGAGAAACACCTGAGGTTCGTGATGTGCTAATCTCAGGCGGTGACGGACTTTTAATCAATGATCAAGTCTTAGAATACATTTTGAAAAATTTACGAGAGATCCCGCATGTCGAGATCATTCGGATTGGGACCCGTGCACCAGTTGTCTTTCCGCAAAGAATCACAGATGAATTATGTGAGATTTTGAAGAAATATCATCCAGTTTGGCTCAATACTCATTTTAATACAAGTATCGAAATCACCAAAGAATCAAAAGAAGCTTGTGAGCGTCTCGTCAATGCTGGCGTTCCGGTAGGCAATCAGGCCGTCATCCTTGCCGGTATTAACGACAGTGTGCCAATTATGAAGAAACTGATGCATGATCTTGTGAAGATTCGTGTCAGACCTTATTATATTTACCAATGTGATTTATCTGAGGGGATTGGTCACTTTAGAACACCTGTCTCAAAAGGGCTTGAAATCATAGAAGGGTTAAGAGGACATACGAGCGGTTATGCAGTGCCTACCTTTGTCGTAGATGCGCCAGGAGGTGGAGGAAAGATCGCTTTGCAGCCAAATTATTTACTCTCTCAAAGTCCTGATAAAGTGGTCCTTCGTAACTTTGAAGGCGTCATTACATCCTATCCTGAACCAGAACAATATGTGGCAGGGCAAGCAGATGATTATTTTCACGAAATTTATGAAGAGATAAAGGAACCGGCTGATGGGGTGACGGCAATATTCCAAGATGAAGCAACGTCCTTTACACCAGAAAATCTAAGACGGATGAAACGAAGAGAGTCGTACGAGACAAATCCGGCGCATGATACACTCAAAAACAAACGAGAAAAACGGGATGAACTAAAAGAGAAGAAATATCAAGCACAACTCAAGAAAGATCAAATTGTCAAGGAGGAGAATTGACCTTGTTCACATGTGATTGGTGTTTGGAAAAGAAAGCTAAGAAAGAACAAACAACAGTTTATTGGGAGCTGATCACTGGGACACAATCAATCGAAATTATAAAAACACCCTCGTTTTCATGCGAACATTGCGGGATGACGTATCAGAAGGATGAAACGGTGAAGGAGATAGAAGATCAATTAATATTGGTGGACCAAACAAAACTTCCAGAAAAAATCTCATATGAAGAATTAATGAGCATGAAGCGTTTATTAAAACGAAACTACTTTGATTTTTCTTCATAATTTATACCTCCGCCTATACAAGTCATCAAAATCCTGTATAATATAACATCAAAATAGAGTGTCGCGGAGGGAATAAACAGGTGAAGTCGTTTTACCATTATTTAATGAAGTTCAGGCATCCAAAACCGCAGGATGATACCGGTCATTTTGCTAATGCAGCTTATGAAGATCACAGTTTTCCTAAAACTTCGACAGATTATCATGAGTTATGTGCATATTTAGAATTAAATGGAGATTATTTAACCTCAATGACTACATTTGACGAAGCCTATGAGCAATACGAAGTGGAAGTCAAAAAAAAATAAACTTTTCACCGCTTGTTCCGTAAATGGGGAAGCGGTTTTTTTATGAAGAAATAAAATGGCGTTTAGTATGGTTTGGTTGCCCATGCAGAATTCCTTGCGCCGGCATACGATACGTTAAGACCAAAAGTCGGGCAAGGAGGAGACAAAATGAAGGCGAAAGCACCAAAATATAAAATAGGGGATATTGTCGTCGTTATCATGTATGGCACAGTTGGAACGATTACAAAAGTCCATCAAATTGACCAGCATTATTTGTATGAGGTCAATCATAATGAGGTGCTTTATTTTGAAACATCACTTCAGCTTTACGATGAATATGACGGGGTGATTGTGGATACTGAGAAGCTGGACATTGAATATGAGTTCCTCATTGGCGATGTTGTATACGTGAAAGATTACGGAAAAGAACTCTTTAAAATCATTGGTCACCGCACTGAAATTTGGCGTTACCTTGATGATGGCTGGGAAGATGTGATTTACGAATTAACGAGGCTAAAAGACGGAGAATGGCTGGAGACAGAGGAAGAAGATTTAACTCTTGTGCTAAGGAAATACGAAATGGACCAATTTGTTCATCAGCTTCTTTTTGTACATTACGTAGGTGAAACCGCCAAAGAAAAAGAAGACGATATAGTTCAGACAGCTCTTTTACATTTAGAAGAGAAACAAGAAAGCGAAGCATCACTAGAGTTCCTCGCTGTATCTATAGTGGATGAGCTTCTTGATATTTATAATGATTATAAAATTCTCTATGAATTTTTTAAAGATCCAGAATACAAGGATATGATGGACTTTATTTTGGAAAGTTTAACTGAGCATTTTGGTTAAAGAAAGACTTGTCCTAAAACGAATAAAAAGTAA includes the following:
- the msrB gene encoding peptide-methionine (R)-S-oxide reductase MsrB, producing MENEKKQRVQELNRMQYEVTQNNGTEPPFQNEYWDHKEEGIYVDIISGKPLFSSLDKFDAHCGWPSFTKPIEEQEIEEKVDTSHGMVRTEVRSKTADSHLGHVFPDGPGPNGLRYCINSAALRFIRKEDLEKEGYGHLKHMFE
- a CDS encoding SDR family NAD(P)-dependent oxidoreductase, which translates into the protein MSKQIKTSMKTFFRDKTILVTGGTGSIGRQIVKKLTKCSPKKMIVFSKDDSKQYMMKNEYAEHPEVVFALGDVRDASRVRQLVKGVDIIFHAAALKQVPTCEDNPFEAVQTNIIGGQHVIEAAIEHEVSHVVNISTDKAVAPTNAMGATKLISEKLFFQANDSIPNQKTKFCSVRFGNVLGSRGSVIPIMLEQLLKGKPLTVTDPVMTRFFMSIEEAVSLTIEAAMMMKGGETFILKMESLQLADLLKAFHEYAEQIKVAVPDILVVGKRPGEKLHEELTFPHEAETLYEYEQFYAILPKPDLHPTFQKVELTHYTSKEAPLITKAKLFHIIEQLHHTHHKK
- a CDS encoding acylneuraminate cytidylyltransferase, giving the protein MYRGKRILALIPAFREKQDQHYEHIRLLAHRPLIYWTIQPLLQMVELDEIIVSSEDVNIHIISSYYGANVIELPDSHLTEQTPSLLAVKHALAYLEREGKTFDIVLYLHPKSPLRQPSDIERCLKLLVEGGYDCTASFTEALENPNETWILHDNNEATLYKDNHYFFLPKHEHPYTYGRLNGAVYAFHAHYAKECVHSLLEGFVGAYMMDQTNSLVVNNETDLNQAEKVLLARRNLEDMV
- a CDS encoding DUF3880 domain-containing protein is translated as MKLLYISSGYGGIYQTFDRWIEESFIDSPFSFLQIERESLLAQIHKVRTFSPDFVFMMIGDYVPKEALHQFRQEKIPVVLWMTEDPFYTDVSAICAHDAQMILTIDEGALPFYKQIGAKSTHYFPIPTNTRIFQKKVAQAETYTYDITLVGYPYPNRIKAVDALLSQRKWRILVAGNKWHIHLNKSRRIYRDLTLETNWLSPHQMAELYHRSAIVLNPHRPAQFAYNRNKAMIQNKSLNNRAFDIAASGSFQLTDLEPPDAFSSFVFYKQEDDLIEQVEYYVSNDEIRRSISSKNYEQVVSWNTFDTLPYRLYEMVKSAL
- the cgeC gene encoding spore maturation protein CgeC; amino-acid sequence: MEFEQLLNNWNEELLEAEGVLEVIFILLLLCLLEENGEESASEIKELLRPWLELGIPLPRVHLVNGDVLQNVIVVQLFDTVAVFKNATNQQRVSVPFANIVSWGAF
- a CDS encoding glycosyltransferase family A protein; this translates as MIMKVSVILTSYNKPDFIDRVLKSMMEQTYQQWELLIMDDGSEPETMKKIEPFLADERIQLYPHSVPPAKRLVTVRYATLINEALTRITGELICYLTDDTLYHNDRLQKMVDVFRSKPYIDIVYSSQRVVHVDKHLVETMTFVREAEQILEHASFQVDHCSVMHRRRLLPFVYEKFEQYWDDEPKHWHHADAVFWMRLNQFAAFYPLKDVLDTTYKTPSSFHHMFSSMPYDVIDGTVIEKEGAYFQLAREKLYSINRRWINEKHGRAIRVPLLCVMKYEVKGALPVPNYTVVTADNGRTFYYIEDQKKRRFYSKRDVQYFQFHQKEIYRISDDLLQAFDDGKIIQASPEFSPPNRRLFKWKQDIYLFVHHTFCRIALEVVKLFAFYHQPIKLYPAQFALFQEGKPIVPLYMESLHEFNMSLYQLSGRKHSL
- a CDS encoding sigma 54-interacting transcriptional regulator, whose protein sequence is MGKDVKRADWFELILEAIDEAIHVVDDHGVTIFYNHNAAKFDCLDKEEVIGKYILDVYPSLTEKTSTFMHVLRTGKPVYHSLQTYLNKNGEKIETVNTTLPIIEDTKLIGAVEVAKDVSKLSALSSRFDQKKRRMTEKDRMHDFSSFLTNDPALKQMLKEAKKAAIYSSSVVVYGETGTGKEVLVQAIVNESDRKDQVFIPQNCAAFPESLLESLLFGSVKGSYTGAVDRKGLFELADGGTLFLDELQAMPLTLQAKLLRVLEDGVVRRIGDAGAVKVDVRVIAALNVNPFEAMKKQLLREDLFYRLHVSSFHIPPLRERKQDIELLSRHFIETYHHQFSKQVTCLSDETKQLFMAHHWPGNVRELKHTIEHAVLMMPNEAKEMTPVYLPSHLRQQKMDQRQQLSSLKSQVAWYEQTLIQEALAKHGGNIKQTATALNIPRQTLQYKLKNMQMPKNGHLTE
- the ablA gene encoding lysine 2,3-aminomutase, with the translated sequence MNQKLYEPMRHWKDIELWKDVPEEKWNDWIWQLTHTVKTLDDLEKVVNLTEEEKEGVKISTKTIPLNITPYYASLMNPDDPRCPIRMQSVPIAEELHKTKYDLEDPLHEDEDSPVPGLTHRYPDRVLFLVTNQCSMYCRYCTRRRFSGQIGMGVPKKQLDAAIGYIRETPEVRDVLISGGDGLLINDQVLEYILKNLREIPHVEIIRIGTRAPVVFPQRITDELCEILKKYHPVWLNTHFNTSIEITKESKEACERLVNAGVPVGNQAVILAGINDSVPIMKKLMHDLVKIRVRPYYIYQCDLSEGIGHFRTPVSKGLEIIEGLRGHTSGYAVPTFVVDAPGGGGKIALQPNYLLSQSPDKVVLRNFEGVITSYPEPEQYVAGQADDYFHEIYEEIKEPADGVTAIFQDEATSFTPENLRRMKRRESYETNPAHDTLKNKREKRDELKEKKYQAQLKKDQIVKEEN
- a CDS encoding YokU family protein, encoding MFTCDWCLEKKAKKEQTTVYWELITGTQSIEIIKTPSFSCEHCGMTYQKDETVKEIEDQLILVDQTKLPEKISYEELMSMKRLLKRNYFDFSS
- a CDS encoding YozE family protein; translated protein: MKSFYHYLMKFRHPKPQDDTGHFANAAYEDHSFPKTSTDYHELCAYLELNGDYLTSMTTFDEAYEQYEVEVKKK